The following are encoded in a window of Naumovozyma castellii chromosome 8, complete genome genomic DNA:
- the SGT2 gene encoding Sgt2p (ancestral locus Anc_6.21) has protein sequence MSLSNKEVGSLIVDFLSTVIKNKEISEDSADSLNVAIDCITESFEFERDTVAQTLQDKFSGKTLKEILSSASATSTGSEKEESVKVNIPVEDAEIKATAESFKLEGNKAMAAKDYRLAIEKYSEAIKTLPTNVIYYANRAAAYSSVKEYDNAIKDAEKAIEIDPAYSKGYSRLAFAKYALNKPEEALEYYKKVLDMEGDKATPAMKRDFEMAKNRVESSMNLEKSSTTTPEPSRSAGQQPANPFAGSGMPDMSSLFGNGGGMGGLSSFLNNPQVMQAAQQMMSDPNSMQKMQEMMQNPNLREMAQNLASGDANLDDLMNNPSVKDMANNLFGPNGAPK, from the coding sequence ATGTCATTATCCAACAAAGAAGTCGGTTCCCTTATTGTAGATTTTTTATCTACTGTTATCAAAAACAAGGAAATTTCCGAAGATAGCGCTGATTCTTTAAATGTCGCCATTGATTGTATCACAGaatcttttgaatttgaaagagatACTGTTGCACAAACCCTTCAAGATAAATTCAGCGGTAAGACTTTGAAGGAAATACTTTCCAGTGCATCTGCCACTTCAACCGGTTCCGAAAAGGAGGAATCTGTTAAGGTTAATATCCCAGTAGAGGATGCTGAGATCAAAGCCACTGCTGAATCTTTCAAGCTAGAAGGAAATAAAGCTATGGCTGCTAAGGATTATAGACTGgccattgaaaaatacagCGAAGCTATTAAGACTTTACCAACTAATGTCATCTATTATGCAAACAGAGCTGCCGCCTATTCTTCAGTTAAGGAATATGATAATGCCATTAAGGATGCTGAAAAGGctattgaaattgatccaGCTTATTCCAAGGGTTACTCTAGATTGGCATTTGCTAAATACGCCTTAAATAAGCCCGAAGAAGCTTTAGAATACTATAAGAAGGTCTTGGATATGGAAGGTGACAAGGCTACACCAGCAATGAAAagagattttgaaatggcCAAGAATAGAGTCGAATCCTCCAtgaatttggaaaaatcaTCAACAACCACTCCAGAACCTTCAAGATCTGCTGGCCAACAACCTGCTAATCCCTTTGCTGGATCAGGTATGCCAGATATGTCTTCATTGTTTGGTAATGGAGGCGGTATGGGTGGTCTTTCCAGCTTCTTGAATAACCCTCAAGTTATGCAAGCTGCCCAGCAAATGATGTCCGATCCAAATTCTATGCAAAAGATGCAAGAAATGATGCAAAATCCAAACCTTAGAGAAATGGCCCAAAATTTAGCCTCTGGTGATGCTAATCTAGACgatttaatgaataatcCATCTGTTAAGGATATGGCCAATAATCTATTTGGTCCAAATGGTGCtccaaaataa
- the NCAS0H00840 gene encoding pirin family protein (ancestral locus Anc_6.24), producing the protein MKKEEKLEKKVPPTGTFSVSLGKYILIAALVLVLTVVFQFKSPTVMDQVNEDSATAESQKERSILKHFIAEEQSEGDGATVRRSVGSYQMTRFSPFLMLDDFKVTPPEGFPDHPHHGQETITYVTGGILAHEDFTGSKGVLYPGDLQFMTAGKGIVHCEMPVTMNDSAVSTGLQFWVDLPADLKNCEPRYRNLRADTIPVVQVNDNLNVKVISGKSYDVESVKDLAYTPIDFYYFISNKAGTEFAQEIPPDFNAFIYVTKGAITIGEEVFKVHSSVFFQTDGNFIRGFTASDNTEFAVIGGKILDQQVVQHGPFVETTREKLIEVFDNYRAGINGFEKALGWKSSISNGIDEQTAREWYS; encoded by the coding sequence ATGAAGAAGgaggaaaaattggaaaagaaggtTCCACCTACTGGAACCTTTTCAGTGTCGCTAGGTAAATATATCTTGATTGCTGCTCTAGTTTTAGTGCTTACAGTTGTCTTCCAGTTCAAGTCACCCACAGTAATGGACCAGGTTAATGAAGACAGTGCTACTGCTGAGAGTCAAAAGGAACGTTCGATTCTGAAACATTTTATTGCAGAGGAACAATCGGAAGGTGATGGTGCCACTGTGAGAAGATCGGTGGGGTCCTATCAAATGACAAGGTTTTCACCATTCTTAATGTTGGATGACTTTAAAGTGACTCCACCAGAGGGGTTCCCCGATCATCCTCACCATGGTCAGGAGACAATTACTTACGTGACAGGTGGCATACTTGCACATGAAGATTTCACAGGTTCTAAGGGTGTCTTGTACCCTGGTGATTTGCAATTCATGACTGCTGGGAAGGGGATTGTGCATTGTGAGATGCCGGTAACCATGAATGATAGTGCAGTTAGCACAGGATTACAGTTTTGGGTTGATCTGCCTgctgatttgaaaaattgtgAACCAAGATACAGAAATTTAAGGGCAGACACAATTCCGGTGGTTCAAGTCaatgataatttgaatgtTAAAGTTATTAGTGGTAAGTCATATGATGTGGAATCCGTAAAAGATTTGGCGTATACACCAATTGatttctattattttatttcaaataaggCAGGTACAGAATTTGCTCAAGAGATCCCTCCAGATTTTAATGCCTTCATTTATGTCACTAAGGGAGCCATTACTATTGGCGAAGAAGTATTCAAAGTGCACTCTTCAGTTTTCTTCCAAACAGATGGGAATTTCATTAGAGGTTTTACTGCATCAGATAACACCGAATTTGCCGTTATTGGTGGGAAGATCTTGGATCAGCAAGTAGTGCAACATGGTCCATTTGTGGAAACTACaagagaaaaattaatagaaGTGTTTGATAACTATCGGGCGGGAATTAATGGTTTTGAAAAGGCACTTGGCTGGAAGTCATCCATTTCTAATGGTATTGATGAGCAAACTGCAAGGGAATGGTACAGTTAA
- the RRP6 gene encoding exosome nuclease subunit RRP6 (ancestral locus Anc_6.25) produces MSEQSQEQEKTLLPKVVNTVRAASALAAQDVDFYRSIDKDIAHSLEQSSNQIADMINSVLLSIDENSEQVDGTKENLEDIWKDFGNLMDNLFEKSDRSIDIITRGHGGSNGQSGMQYIDEFSGRDLTPGKQILKPQLKFTTPIDNTESHPFIPLLKEKPFALKPLEESMQMIPEDETSPMHYPQPYEYEIDHQEYNDLILQKKDPIPSTSWTDNEPIWVDTVSQLQSIMPDLEASTEIAVDLEHHDYRTYYGITCLMQISTRKNDYLIDTLALREDLQILNNVFANPMITKVFHGAFMDIIWLQRDLGLYVVGLFDTFHASRAMGLPKHSLAYLLEKFAQFKTSKKYQLADWRIRPLSKAMHAYARADTHFLLNIFDQMRNSLIEQNKLAGVLKESRNVAKRRFEYSSFRPKVLQTNGLVYSPIEKDDPWKTIMFQYNIPPQKEPLLKELYQWRDKIARRDDESPRFVMPNQLLVSLVAYTPIDAPGVVSVSNSVTDYVRSNSKILANLIKNCLAKMKDNKFLDNNVAEEGISVVPETGHDLSQKLTIHQLQNLKSKFQLLSDKFNNSVKTRLSNHDQLYLFDGISFADDVTIKYFADGKIQTTAEQYKERSEQFDDAMKQLEEVEYCIPVIEENKQTQDQDNIPPITVATNAEGQVNEMIEKPEDLDEVIVLRKTNKNKSIKNKPKNREEPELEIIDYFKTAKVLTNDKNSRGGRNNNGNKRKRFDPYSAANEGPAAPKKRKNVTRGKNVSFKR; encoded by the coding sequence ATGTCTGAGCAGTCACAAGAACAGGAAAAGACTTTACTTCCTAAGGTGGTAAACACAGTTAGAGCTGCGTCGGCGCTGGCCGCTCAAGATGTCGATTTTTACAGGAGTATAGATAAGGATATTGCTCATTCATTAGAACAGTCCTCTAACCAAATAGCTGACATGATTAACAGTGTTCTGTtatccattgatgaaaattcAGAGCAAGTGGATGGAACAAAGGAGAACTTAGAAGATATATGGAAGGATTTTGGTAATTTGATGGATAAtctatttgaaaaatcagATAGGTCTATAGATATTATAACTCGTGGACACGGTGGTAGTAATGGGCAATCCGGTATGCAATATATTGATGAGTTCTCGGGCAGAGATTTGACACCTGggaaacaaatattgaagcCACAATTGAAATTTACTACTCCTATTGATAATACAGAATCACATCCTTTCATCCCactattgaaagaaaaaccCTTTGCACTAAAGCCCCTGGAGGAGTCTATGCAAATGATTCCTGAAGATGAAACGTCTCCAATGCATTACCCACAACCGTACGAATATGAGATTGATCACcaagaatataatgatttaatattaCAGAAGAAGGACCCAATACCCTCTACCTCGTGGACAGATAATGAACCAATTTGGGTGGACACAGTATCTCAACTACAATCTATAATGCCCGATTTGGAAGCCTCTACGGAAATTGCCGTGGATTTGGAGCATCACGACTATAGAACATATTACGGTATTACGTGTCTCATGCAAATAAGTACGAGGAAGaatgattatttgataGATACATTAGCATTACGTGAGGATttacaaatattgaataacGTTTTCGCTAATCCCATGATTACAAAGGTATTCCATGGTGCATTCATGGATATAATTTGGTTACAAAGAGATTTAGGTCTTTATGTGGTGGGATTATTTGATACCTTTCACGCATCAAGAGCCATGGGCTTGCCCAAACATAGTTTAGCATATTTATTAGAAAAGTTTGCTCAATTCAAGACTTCCAAGAAATACCAACTAGCAGATTGGAGAATTAGACCACTCTCGAAGGCAATGCACGCGTACGCAAGAGCAGATACGCATTTCTTATTAAACATTTTTGATCAAATGAGAAATTCTCtaattgaacaaaataagTTAGCCGGCGTGTTAAAAGAATCCAGAAATGTTGCCAAGagaagatttgaatattcCAGCTTTAGACCTAAAGTGCTACAAACGAATGGGTTAGTTTATTCTCctattgaaaaggatgatCCATGGAAAACTATCATGTTCCAATATAATATTCCCCCACAGAAGGAGCCTCTTTTGAAAGAGTTGTACCAATGGAGAGATAAGATTGCTAGAAGAGATGATGAATCGCCAAGATTCGTAATGCCCAATCAGTTATTAGTATCATTGGTAGCGTACACTCCGATTGATGCACCTGGTGTTGTTTCAGTGAGCAATTCAGTCACAGATTATGTTAGATCcaattcaaagatattaGCAAACCTTATCAAAAATTGTCTTGCCAAGATGAAGGACAACAAATTTTTGGATAACAATGTTGCGGAAGAGGGAATTTCAGTAGTACCAGAAACAGGTCATGATCTTTCACAAAAGTTAACGATACACCAATTACAGAACTTGAAATCCAAATTCCAGTTGTTAAGTGATAAGTTTAATAACTCTGTGAAGACAAGATTATCAAACCATGATCAGTTATATCTATTCGATGGTATTTCCTTTGCTGATGATGTaacaattaaatattttgcaGATGGTAAGATTCAGACAACTGCGGAGCAATATAAGGAACGTTCTGAACAATTTGATGACGCCATGAAACAATTAGAGGAAGTTGAATATTGTATACCtgttattgaagaaaacaagCAAACCCAGGATCAAGATAACATTCCACCGATCACCGTGGCCACTAATGCTGAAGGTCAAGTCAATGAAATGATAGAGAAACCAGAGGATTTGGACGAAGTCATTGTGCTCAGAAAGACGAATAAGAACAAGAGTATAAAGAACAAGCCAAAGAACAGAGAAGAACCGGAATTGGAGATTATTGATTATTTCAAGACTGCTAAAGTTCTtacaaatgataaaaattCAAGAGGAGGAcgtaataataatggcaACAAGAGGAAAAGATTTGATCCTTATTCTGCTGCAAATGAAGGTCCCGCTGctccaaagaagagaaagaatgTGACTAGAGGGAAGAACGTCTCATTTAAGAGGTAA